A window of Streptomyces sp. NBC_01689 genomic DNA:
TTCTTCGCGGGCGCCGGCATCCACATCCTGGAGGGGTACGGCCTCACGGAGTCCTCCGCGGCCTCCTTCGTGAACCCCGGCGAGGCCTACCGCACCGGTACCGTCGGCAAGCCGCTGCCCGGCACCGAGGTGCGCATCGCGGACGACGGCGAGATCCTGCTGCGCGGTCCCGGCATCATGGAGGGCTACCACGGGCTGCCGGAGAAGACCGCCGAGGTCCTGGAGGCCGACGGCTGGTTCCACACCGGCGACATCGGCGAGCTGTCCCCGGACGGATACCTGCGGATCACCGACCGCAAGAAGGACCTCATCAAGACCTCCGGCGGCAAGTACATCGCGCCCGCCGAGGTGGAGGGCCAGTTCAAGGCGGTCTGCCCGTACGTCTCCAACATCCTCGTGCACGGCGCCGACCGGAACTTCTGCACCGCCCTCATCGCCCTCGACGAGCCGTCGATCCTGGAGTGGGCGAAGGAGAACGGGCTGGAGGGCCGCCCGTACGCCGAGGTCGTGGCCGCCCCCGTCACCGTGGAGCTGATCGAGGGCTATGTGAAGGAGCTCAACAGCGGGCTCCAGCGCTGGCAGACGATCAAGAAGTTCCGGCTGCTGCCGCGTGACCTCGACGTCGAGCACGGCGAGATCACACCGAGCCTGAAGCTGAAGCGGCCGGTCGTGGAGCGGGAGTACAAGGGACTGATCGAGGAGATGTACGCCGGTACGCGCGAGGCGTGAGCCCGCGGCGGCCGGACCGCCCGCCCGGCATCGGGCCCTCCGGGGCCGGGGCGAGCGGTCCGCCGTGTCCGCACCGGCGAGTGACCCTCCGTGCCGCTCACGGAGAGGGACCCTGCATCCGTCGCGGCGGCCGCCGCTCACGTCCCTCACGGGGCGCGGGTGCCGGCCGCCGCCCTCGTCACCAGGTGCCGCAGTTCTCTCACCTGCCTGCGCAGGTCCGGCACGTTCGGGGGGTCCTCGGTGGCCAACTGCGCCTCCAGGGCTGCCAGTCGCGCGCTGATCCGGGCGGCGTGGGCCTGTTCCCGTGCCAGCAGCCGTTCCAGCTGCATGTTCTTGCGGTGCAGTTCGAGGAAGACGGTGACCTTGGCGCGCAGCACCCAGGGGTCGAACGGCTTCGTCAGATAGTCCGCGGCACCGGTGGCGTAACCGCGGAAGGCGTAGCCCGCGCCGGCGTCGGTACCGGTCAGGAAGATGATCGGGACGTCCTTGGTCTGGTCGAGCCGCTTGATGTTCGTGGCGGTCTCGAAACCGTCCATGCCGGGCATGCGGATGTCCAGGAGGACGACGGCGAAGCGCTGCCGCAGCAGCGCCTTCATCGCCTCCTCGCCCGAACGCGCGCGCACCATCGGCTCGTTGAGGGACCCCAGGACGGCCTCCAGTGCGATCAGGTTGTCCTCCATGTCGTCGACCAGGAGGATGCCGGCGCGCTCGTCGGTCGTTTCCTCAGCGCTCATGGTGACGGTGCCTCACTCGGTCGTCGGCGGGACCGCGGCCTCCCCGGTCGTGCTCGGTCCCGGGGTGACGGCTGCGGGACCGCTGTCACCCCGGGTGACGAGGTCCGCCCGCCGGGCCGTACCCCGCCTCCGGCACCTCGGTGAAGTCGCCGTCGCTGTTGCCGTCGCTGTCGTCGTCGCCTGCGGCGGTCGGCGTGGCGAGCGGCTGTCGTGGATCGGACGCCCGGATCCGGCC
This region includes:
- a CDS encoding response regulator, giving the protein MSAEETTDERAGILLVDDMEDNLIALEAVLGSLNEPMVRARSGEEAMKALLRQRFAVVLLDIRMPGMDGFETATNIKRLDQTKDVPIIFLTGTDAGAGYAFRGYATGAADYLTKPFDPWVLRAKVTVFLELHRKNMQLERLLAREQAHAARISARLAALEAQLATEDPPNVPDLRRQVRELRHLVTRAAAGTRAP